From one Streptomyces chromofuscus genomic stretch:
- a CDS encoding FecCD family ABC transporter permease, with amino-acid sequence MAVTLLLLLLAVVLSLAVGSRTMAPSAVWDALLHGGTSDDAQVVRALRVPRTVVGVLVGVALGVAGTVLQGITRNPIAEPGILGISQGASLGVVCAIAFFGVHTLNGYVWYAFGGAAVAAVCIYVVAGSGRGGASPVKLALAGAAMNAFLASVVAGILTTDARALDEFRFWDVGSIAGRDASIVGQTWPFLVAGLLLVLAMARGLDALALGEDIARGLGRNVALLRATGALGATVLTGVAVAAAGPIAFTGLAVPHIARALVGPGHRWLLPMAAVLGPVMLLLADVLGRVVVRPAEVPVAVMTALAGVPFLVVLVRRRKVVAA; translated from the coding sequence ATGGCCGTCACCCTTCTTCTCTTGTTGCTGGCCGTGGTGCTGAGCCTCGCGGTCGGCAGCCGCACGATGGCCCCCTCGGCGGTCTGGGACGCACTGCTGCACGGCGGCACGAGCGACGACGCCCAGGTCGTACGGGCGCTGCGGGTGCCGCGGACGGTCGTCGGTGTGCTGGTCGGGGTCGCCCTCGGCGTTGCCGGAACGGTTCTTCAGGGCATCACCCGCAACCCCATCGCCGAGCCCGGCATCCTCGGCATCAGCCAAGGTGCCTCACTCGGCGTCGTCTGCGCCATCGCCTTCTTCGGGGTGCACACGCTGAACGGATACGTCTGGTACGCCTTCGGGGGCGCGGCCGTCGCGGCGGTGTGCATCTACGTCGTCGCCGGCAGCGGACGCGGGGGCGCCTCGCCGGTCAAGCTCGCGCTCGCCGGCGCCGCCATGAACGCCTTCCTCGCCTCCGTCGTCGCCGGCATCCTCACCACCGACGCCCGCGCCCTGGACGAGTTCCGGTTCTGGGACGTCGGCTCGATCGCCGGCCGGGACGCCTCGATCGTCGGGCAGACCTGGCCCTTCCTGGTCGCGGGGCTGCTGCTGGTGCTGGCCATGGCCCGAGGGCTGGACGCGCTCGCGCTCGGCGAGGACATCGCGCGGGGGCTGGGCCGCAACGTGGCGCTGCTGCGCGCGACCGGCGCCCTCGGCGCGACCGTGCTCACCGGCGTCGCGGTTGCCGCCGCGGGTCCGATCGCCTTCACCGGCCTCGCCGTCCCGCACATCGCCCGGGCCCTCGTCGGCCCCGGGCACCGCTGGCTGCTGCCCATGGCCGCCGTGCTGGGACCGGTGATGCTGCTCCTCGCGGACGTCCTCGGGCGGGTCGTCGTACGGCCGGCGGAGGTGCCCGTGGCCGTGATGACCGCGTTGGCCGGGGTGCCGTTCCTGGTGGTGCTGGTGCGGCGGAGGAAGGTGGTGGCGGCATGA
- a CDS encoding NAD(P)/FAD-dependent oxidoreductase, producing MQHRIVVLGAGYTGASAAGRLAKRLHREDVAITLVNAEDDFVERVRMHQLAVGQDLRPRPFSEMFAGTGVTLRLARVTAVDADRRTVTVADASGAAEELAYDTLVYALGSGWNDQGVPGATEHAHEIASRAGALRLRERLARLDAGQPVVVVGGGLTGLEAATEIAEARPDLDVALAARDGLGDWLAPKARRHLRQVFAGLGITVHEHMAVTAVGPKDVTTAEGTSVPAAVTVWTTGFAVHPIAKATTLEVTDTGQIVVDGTMRSVSHPEVYAVGDAARVMGPGDKPLRMSCASGVPTAWQAADAIAARLTGGKLPDVPLRYFNQCISLGRRDGLIQYVTADDRAIGAALTGRLAAVYKELVCKGAAWGVANPTLGLPTRRRRVVGEPLRAGTTAS from the coding sequence ATGCAGCACCGCATCGTCGTCCTCGGAGCCGGATACACCGGAGCCTCCGCCGCCGGGCGTCTCGCCAAGCGGCTGCACCGCGAGGACGTCGCCATCACCCTCGTCAACGCCGAGGACGACTTCGTCGAACGCGTCCGGATGCACCAGCTCGCGGTGGGCCAGGACCTCAGGCCCCGGCCGTTCAGCGAGATGTTCGCGGGCACCGGCGTCACGCTGAGGCTCGCGAGGGTCACCGCCGTGGACGCCGACCGCAGGACCGTCACCGTCGCCGACGCGAGCGGCGCCGCCGAGGAACTGGCGTACGACACCCTGGTGTACGCCCTCGGCAGCGGCTGGAACGACCAGGGCGTCCCCGGCGCCACCGAGCACGCCCACGAGATCGCGAGCCGCGCGGGAGCGCTCCGCCTGCGCGAGCGCCTGGCCCGCCTGGACGCCGGACAGCCCGTGGTCGTGGTCGGCGGCGGCCTCACCGGCCTGGAGGCGGCCACCGAGATCGCCGAGGCCCGCCCGGACCTCGACGTCGCCCTCGCCGCCCGCGACGGCCTCGGGGACTGGCTCGCCCCCAAGGCCCGCCGGCACCTGCGGCAGGTGTTCGCCGGGCTCGGCATCACGGTGCACGAGCACATGGCGGTCACGGCCGTCGGACCGAAGGACGTCACCACCGCCGAGGGCACGTCCGTCCCCGCCGCGGTGACCGTCTGGACCACCGGCTTCGCCGTCCACCCGATCGCGAAGGCCACAACCCTGGAGGTCACGGACACCGGCCAGATCGTGGTCGACGGCACCATGCGTTCGGTCTCGCACCCGGAGGTGTACGCCGTCGGCGACGCGGCGCGGGTGATGGGCCCCGGTGACAAGCCGCTGCGCATGTCCTGCGCCTCGGGCGTCCCCACCGCATGGCAGGCCGCCGACGCCATCGCGGCCCGCCTGACCGGCGGCAAGCTCCCCGACGTGCCGCTGCGCTACTTCAACCAGTGCATCTCGCTGGGCCGCAGGGACGGGCTGATCCAGTACGTCACCGCCGACGACCGGGCGATCGGCGCGGCCCTGACGGGCCGACTGGCCGCCGTCTACAAGGAACTGGTCTGCAAGGGCGCGGCCTGGGGCGTCGCCAACCCGACACTGGGCCTGCCGACCCGCCGCCGCCGTGTCGTCGGGGAACCGCTCCGAGCGGGCACGACGGCGTCCTGA
- a CDS encoding ABC transporter substrate-binding protein: MSASRRGTAAAALALAAALSLTACGGSSGSGEEKSAGGSAGAKDKKAVAQGGEDFSKAAEQTAAMGTDAKAGEWPRTVEHAMGETEIKAQPKRVVVLDVGELDNVVSLGIKPVGLAPTEGSPELPSYLKKDAGSPKNVGTINNLNLEAIAALKPDLILGSQLRAADKYDELSQIAPTVFSLRPGFTWKENYLLNAAALDKTAEAKAQLAEYDEKVAALKAKLGADKPTVSMVRYLPDGVIRLYANASFIGTILKDLEVPRPKNQDIEDLATEISAENIDQADADYIFTGVYGDPKATDQSTAQGNPLWKNLDAVKAGRAYDVPDETWYLGLGVTAAEEVLVDLEEHLTE; the protein is encoded by the coding sequence ATGTCTGCCAGTCGCCGCGGTACCGCCGCCGCAGCCCTCGCCCTCGCCGCCGCGCTCTCGCTGACGGCCTGTGGCGGTTCCTCCGGAAGCGGGGAGGAGAAGTCCGCGGGTGGCTCCGCCGGAGCCAAAGACAAGAAGGCGGTCGCCCAGGGTGGCGAGGACTTCTCGAAGGCGGCGGAGCAGACCGCGGCGATGGGCACCGACGCCAAGGCGGGTGAGTGGCCGCGGACCGTCGAGCACGCCATGGGCGAGACCGAGATCAAGGCCCAGCCGAAGCGCGTCGTCGTCCTGGACGTCGGCGAGCTCGACAACGTGGTGTCGCTCGGCATCAAGCCGGTGGGTCTCGCCCCCACCGAGGGCTCTCCCGAGCTGCCTTCGTACCTGAAGAAGGACGCGGGCAGCCCGAAGAACGTCGGCACCATCAACAACCTCAACCTCGAGGCCATCGCCGCACTCAAGCCCGACCTGATCCTCGGCAGCCAGCTGCGCGCCGCCGACAAGTACGACGAGCTGTCGCAGATCGCACCGACCGTCTTCTCCCTGCGCCCGGGCTTCACGTGGAAGGAGAACTACCTCCTCAACGCGGCCGCCCTGGACAAGACCGCCGAGGCAAAGGCGCAGCTCGCGGAGTACGACGAGAAGGTGGCGGCGCTGAAGGCGAAGCTCGGCGCCGACAAGCCGACCGTCTCGATGGTGCGTTACCTGCCGGACGGTGTGATCCGCCTCTACGCGAACGCCTCGTTCATCGGCACGATCCTCAAGGACCTCGAGGTCCCCCGTCCGAAGAACCAGGACATCGAGGACCTCGCCACCGAGATCAGCGCCGAGAACATCGACCAGGCCGACGCCGACTACATCTTCACCGGTGTCTACGGCGACCCGAAGGCCACGGACCAGTCGACGGCGCAGGGCAACCCGCTGTGGAAGAACCTCGACGCAGTCAAGGCCGGGCGCGCGTACGACGTTCCGGACGAGACCTGGTACCTCGGCCTCGGCGTGACGGCCGCCGAAGAGGTCCTCGTCGACCTGGAGGAGCACCTCACCGAGTAG
- a CDS encoding MerR family transcriptional regulator, which translates to MAADTPLSDRLDDDDYPAYTMGRAAEMLGTTPGFLRAIGEARLITPLRSEGGHRRYSRYQLRIAARARELVDRGTPIEAACRIVILEDQLEEAQRINAEYRRAANEASDSSRPGPS; encoded by the coding sequence ATGGCAGCAGACACTCCACTCAGCGATCGTCTGGACGACGACGACTACCCCGCGTACACGATGGGCCGGGCGGCCGAAATGCTCGGCACCACCCCGGGCTTCCTCCGAGCCATCGGAGAGGCTCGTCTGATCACTCCGCTGCGCTCGGAGGGCGGACATCGCCGGTACTCCCGCTACCAACTGCGGATCGCCGCGCGCGCCCGCGAGCTCGTGGACAGGGGAACCCCGATCGAGGCCGCGTGCCGCATCGTCATCCTCGAGGACCAGCTGGAGGAAGCTCAGCGCATCAACGCCGAGTACCGCCGCGCCGCGAACGAGGCGTCCGACAGTTCCCGTCCCGGTCCGAGCTGA
- a CDS encoding FecCD family ABC transporter permease, whose product MTRTMLRPPGHTVLRARRSSFLLHRRSLLVAVVLTALLAATVVASLCIGESFVAPGEVVRVLLGLPSPDELVVGTLRLPRLVTGLLVGAAFGVSGALIQTVARNPLASPDVIGVTHGAGAATVAAMTFGITSYAVLPYVSVGGGLAAALLVYLLAWRRGLHAARFVLVGIGISVALGSLTRLFVTKGDYLVAQQAKVWLTGSLNGRGYDQAAPLATVLLLLVPFLLWAARAQRGVAFDNDTATALGTRLDRDRLGLGALGVVSASMATAAAGPVDFVALLAPQIARRLTRTPHIPLLCSALMGALIVTVADLLARRLFSPTELPVGVFTALVGAPYLMWLIVSSRSSRSGGTA is encoded by the coding sequence ATGACCCGGACCATGCTCCGTCCGCCGGGGCATACCGTCCTGCGCGCCAGGAGAAGCAGCTTCCTGCTCCACCGCAGGAGCCTGCTCGTCGCCGTCGTCCTCACCGCCCTGCTCGCTGCCACCGTCGTGGCGTCCCTGTGCATCGGGGAGTCGTTCGTCGCGCCGGGTGAGGTCGTCCGCGTGCTGCTGGGTCTGCCCAGTCCCGACGAACTGGTCGTCGGCACGCTCAGGTTGCCGCGTCTGGTGACCGGGCTGCTGGTGGGTGCCGCGTTCGGGGTCTCCGGCGCGCTGATCCAGACCGTCGCCCGCAATCCGCTGGCCAGCCCCGACGTCATCGGCGTGACGCACGGAGCGGGCGCGGCGACGGTCGCGGCGATGACGTTCGGCATCACCTCGTACGCCGTACTCCCTTACGTCTCCGTCGGCGGCGGGCTCGCGGCGGCGCTGCTCGTCTATCTGCTCGCCTGGCGGCGCGGCCTGCACGCCGCCCGGTTCGTGCTCGTCGGCATCGGCATCTCGGTGGCCCTCGGCTCCCTGACGCGGCTGTTCGTGACCAAGGGCGACTACCTGGTCGCCCAGCAGGCCAAGGTCTGGCTCACCGGCTCCCTCAACGGCCGGGGCTACGACCAGGCCGCACCGCTCGCGACCGTGCTCCTGCTGCTCGTGCCGTTCCTGCTGTGGGCGGCCCGCGCCCAACGCGGCGTGGCCTTCGACAACGACACCGCCACCGCCCTCGGCACCCGGCTCGACCGGGACCGGCTGGGGCTCGGTGCGCTCGGCGTGGTGTCGGCGTCCATGGCCACCGCGGCCGCCGGACCGGTGGACTTCGTGGCGCTGCTCGCCCCGCAGATCGCCCGTCGGCTCACCCGCACCCCGCACATCCCACTGCTGTGCTCGGCGCTCATGGGCGCGCTGATCGTGACCGTCGCCGACCTGCTGGCCCGTCGGCTCTTCTCGCCGACCGAGCTGCCGGTCGGCGTGTTCACCGCGCTGGTGGGCGCCCCGTATCTGATGTGGCTGATCGTCAGCTCCCGTAGCAGCCGTTCCGGAGGAACCGCGTGA
- a CDS encoding RNA polymerase sigma-70 factor, translating to MALTVNDVDRFEASRPRLEAIAYRLLGSASEAEDAVQETFLRWQAADVGRVDVPEAWLTKVLTNLCLNQLTSARARRETYVGQWLPEPLLAGDPMLGPADTAEQRESVSYAVLVLLERLSPGERAVYVLREAFAYPHREIAEILDITETASQQIYHRAKKHVADGRARTEVDEAAARRIVEEFLAAATSGRTEPLVRLLTQDAVSIGDGGGKVPARARAFEGALAVAKFLRGLFTPGKAKRDLVGGTAEMYATTANGEPAVVAVVGGRVVGVMCLEVTAEGIAAFRNQVNPDKLERATRHWAATDHGDPLFHAF from the coding sequence ATGGCGCTGACGGTGAACGACGTGGACCGGTTCGAGGCCTCCAGGCCGCGCCTGGAAGCCATCGCCTACCGCCTGCTCGGCTCCGCGAGCGAGGCCGAGGACGCCGTGCAGGAGACGTTCCTGCGCTGGCAGGCCGCCGACGTCGGCCGCGTCGACGTCCCCGAGGCCTGGCTGACGAAGGTCCTCACCAACCTGTGCCTGAACCAGCTCACCTCGGCGCGCGCCCGGCGCGAGACGTACGTGGGCCAGTGGCTTCCCGAGCCGCTGCTCGCCGGGGACCCGATGCTGGGCCCGGCCGACACCGCCGAGCAGCGCGAGTCGGTCTCGTACGCCGTCCTCGTGCTGCTGGAACGCCTCTCCCCGGGCGAGCGGGCGGTGTACGTGCTGCGGGAGGCCTTCGCCTACCCGCACCGGGAGATCGCCGAGATCCTCGACATCACCGAGACCGCCAGCCAGCAGATCTACCACCGCGCCAAGAAGCACGTCGCCGACGGCAGGGCCCGCACCGAGGTCGACGAGGCCGCCGCCCGGCGGATCGTGGAGGAGTTCCTGGCGGCCGCCACGAGCGGCCGGACGGAACCGCTGGTACGGCTGCTCACCCAGGACGCCGTCTCCATCGGCGACGGCGGCGGGAAGGTCCCGGCCCGCGCCAGGGCGTTCGAGGGCGCCCTCGCGGTCGCGAAGTTCCTGCGGGGCCTGTTCACCCCCGGCAAGGCCAAGCGCGACCTGGTCGGCGGCACGGCCGAGATGTACGCCACGACCGCCAACGGCGAGCCCGCCGTCGTCGCGGTCGTCGGCGGCCGGGTCGTCGGCGTCATGTGCCTGGAGGTCACCGCCGAGGGCATCGCCGCGTTCCGCAACCAGGTCAACCCCGACAAGCTCGAACGCGCGACGCGGCACTGGGCAGCCACCGACCACGGCGACCCGCTGTTCCACGCCTTCTGA
- a CDS encoding ABC transporter ATP-binding protein, producing the protein MTGNRLTAQGLTLAYEDRTVVDGLDLKVPDGNVTVIVGPNACGKSTLLRALGRLLKPQRGAVLLDGTELSRIPTRRIAQAVGLLPQTPVPPEGITVAELVSRGRQPHQKWWQQWSDADETAVARAMERTGTAELADRPVDELSGGQRQRVWIAMALAQETDVLLLDEPTTYLDIAHQVEVLDLVRQLNRERGRTVVAVLHDLNQAARYADHIVAMKAGRIVAQGAPADVVTAELVEEVFGLASVVVPDPVTGDPLVVPGPPRGAAPAERAVPGQTAGTTPAT; encoded by the coding sequence GTGACCGGCAACCGCCTCACCGCCCAGGGGCTCACCCTCGCCTACGAGGACCGCACGGTCGTCGACGGCCTGGACCTCAAGGTCCCGGACGGGAACGTCACCGTCATCGTCGGGCCCAACGCCTGTGGGAAATCAACCCTGTTGCGTGCCCTGGGCCGACTGCTCAAGCCACAGCGCGGCGCGGTGCTGCTCGACGGCACCGAGCTGTCCCGCATCCCCACCCGGCGGATCGCCCAGGCCGTCGGCCTGCTGCCGCAGACGCCCGTGCCACCGGAGGGCATCACGGTCGCCGAGCTGGTCTCGCGCGGCCGGCAGCCGCACCAGAAGTGGTGGCAGCAGTGGTCGGATGCGGACGAGACGGCCGTCGCCCGGGCGATGGAGCGCACCGGGACCGCCGAACTCGCCGATCGGCCGGTCGACGAGCTCTCGGGCGGCCAGCGCCAGCGCGTATGGATCGCGATGGCCCTCGCCCAGGAAACCGACGTCCTGCTGCTCGATGAACCGACGACCTATCTCGACATCGCCCACCAGGTGGAAGTCCTGGACCTGGTTCGGCAGTTGAACCGGGAGCGGGGCCGGACCGTGGTCGCCGTGCTGCACGACCTCAACCAGGCGGCTCGCTACGCCGACCACATCGTCGCCATGAAGGCGGGACGGATCGTGGCGCAGGGCGCGCCGGCCGACGTCGTCACCGCGGAGCTGGTGGAGGAGGTCTTCGGGCTGGCGTCGGTCGTCGTACCGGATCCGGTGACGGGCGATCCGCTCGTGGTGCCGGGGCCGCCGCGCGGGGCGGCCCCGGCCGAGAGGGCCGTACCCGGGCAGACCGCTGGGACCACTCCGGCGACGTGA
- a CDS encoding DUF72 domain-containing protein — translation MGEILVGTCSWTDRALVGSGWYPVGRRDAEGRLRHYAERFPVVEVDAAYYALPAERNSRLWVERTPDGFMVDVKAFSLLTGHPTRGAVMPDGLPADARDPGVLDQVWARFSAGIAPLRQAGRLGSVLFQFPPWFRPGARAEAFLAESARRTQGWSVAVEFRHPAWWRPERAEDTCALLARHGMAAVAVDMNRTLPSSIPPVTPVTSPRLSVVRFHGRSAAWGTGSKEDRFRYAYGEDELAEWVPRLRTLAERVERLHVLFNNCCADAAVRAAETMTRLLARPADGPCAPATAGVPAPGPVPAPRSHRPPSRARLR, via the coding sequence ATGGGCGAGATCCTCGTGGGCACGTGCTCGTGGACCGACCGGGCACTGGTCGGCAGCGGCTGGTACCCGGTGGGACGGCGGGACGCCGAGGGGCGGTTACGGCACTACGCCGAACGGTTCCCGGTCGTGGAGGTCGACGCCGCGTACTACGCCCTGCCCGCCGAACGGAACAGCCGCCTGTGGGTGGAGCGGACGCCGGACGGATTCATGGTCGACGTGAAGGCCTTCTCCCTGCTGACCGGGCATCCCACCCGCGGCGCGGTGATGCCGGACGGACTGCCCGCCGACGCCCGGGACCCAGGGGTCCTCGACCAGGTGTGGGCGCGGTTCTCGGCCGGGATCGCGCCGTTGCGGCAGGCCGGGCGGCTGGGCAGTGTGCTGTTCCAGTTCCCGCCGTGGTTCCGGCCCGGGGCGCGGGCCGAGGCGTTCCTGGCGGAGTCCGCCCGGCGGACGCAGGGATGGTCCGTCGCCGTCGAGTTCCGGCACCCCGCGTGGTGGCGTCCGGAGCGGGCCGAGGACACGTGCGCACTGCTCGCCCGGCACGGCATGGCCGCCGTCGCCGTCGACATGAACCGGACGCTGCCGTCGTCCATCCCGCCGGTCACGCCCGTCACCTCGCCGCGGCTGTCCGTCGTACGGTTCCACGGGCGCAGTGCCGCCTGGGGGACGGGGAGCAAGGAGGACCGGTTCCGGTACGCGTACGGCGAGGACGAACTCGCCGAGTGGGTGCCGCGCTTGCGTACCCTCGCCGAGCGGGTGGAGCGGCTGCACGTCCTGTTCAACAACTGCTGCGCGGACGCCGCCGTACGCGCCGCCGAGACCATGACGCGGCTCCTGGCACGCCCCGCCGACGGGCCGTGCGCACCGGCGACCGCAGGCGTCCCGGCTCCGGGGCCGGTCCCCGCCCCGCGCTCGCACCGACCGCCGTCACGGGCTCGACTCCGGTGA
- a CDS encoding FAD-binding oxidoreductase, whose protein sequence is METPTLEAMRTALRGPVTGPRDPGYDEARKIYNAMIDKRPAALAHCVDAGDVIAAIRFVREQGLELAVRGGGHSGPGLCLVDGGVTLDLSPMRWVRVDPAARTAQVGGGTLLGDLDHATHAFGLATPTGIISMTGVGGLTLGGGHGYLTRKYGLTVDNLLAADVVLADGSFVTASETEHPDLFWALRGGGGNFGVVTSFTYRLHAVDTVGFGVTVWPVERTREVLTWYRDFLPQAPEDVYGFFTLFTVPPGPPFPEEIHGRKVCGVVWCHTGEPGRFEQDLTAVRDPGPPAFHFTSPVPYPALQGAFDELIPTGYQWYWRGDFFDSIPDAAIGVHLKYGERLPTPLSLMHLYPVNGAAHRVAPEDTAWGYRDAVWSGVFAGVDPDPAQAGTIRRWCVDYWEEMHPYSMGGSYVNFLGEDEAPGRVRATYRDHYDRLALVKRTYDPDNVFHANQNIRPASTAGAA, encoded by the coding sequence ATGGAGACTCCGACCTTGGAAGCCATGAGGACCGCTTTGCGCGGGCCGGTCACCGGGCCCCGGGACCCCGGCTACGACGAGGCCCGCAAGATCTACAACGCGATGATCGACAAGCGTCCCGCCGCTCTCGCCCACTGCGTCGACGCCGGAGACGTCATCGCCGCCATCCGGTTCGTCCGCGAGCAGGGGCTGGAACTGGCCGTCCGCGGCGGCGGGCACAGCGGCCCCGGTCTGTGCCTGGTGGACGGCGGCGTCACCCTCGACCTGTCCCCGATGCGCTGGGTGCGCGTCGATCCCGCCGCCAGGACCGCCCAGGTCGGCGGTGGCACCCTGCTCGGCGACCTCGACCACGCCACCCACGCCTTCGGGCTCGCGACGCCCACGGGCATCATCTCCATGACGGGCGTCGGAGGGCTGACGCTGGGCGGCGGCCACGGCTACCTGACGCGCAAGTACGGCCTGACGGTGGACAACCTGCTGGCGGCGGACGTCGTGCTGGCGGACGGCAGTTTCGTCACCGCCAGTGAGACGGAACACCCGGACCTGTTCTGGGCCCTGCGCGGTGGCGGCGGCAACTTCGGCGTCGTGACCTCGTTCACCTACCGCCTCCACGCCGTGGACACGGTCGGGTTCGGGGTCACCGTGTGGCCGGTCGAGCGCACCCGCGAGGTGCTGACGTGGTACCGCGACTTCCTGCCGCAGGCGCCGGAGGACGTCTACGGCTTCTTCACGCTGTTCACCGTCCCGCCGGGCCCGCCGTTCCCCGAGGAGATCCACGGCCGGAAGGTGTGCGGCGTGGTGTGGTGTCACACCGGTGAGCCCGGCCGTTTCGAGCAGGACCTCACGGCGGTGCGCGACCCGGGGCCGCCGGCCTTCCACTTCACGTCGCCGGTGCCGTATCCCGCGCTGCAGGGCGCCTTCGACGAACTGATCCCCACCGGGTACCAGTGGTACTGGCGCGGCGACTTCTTCGACAGCATCCCGGACGCCGCCATCGGCGTGCACCTCAAGTACGGCGAGAGGCTCCCGACCCCGCTGTCGCTGATGCACCTGTACCCGGTGAACGGCGCCGCCCACCGGGTGGCTCCCGAGGACACCGCCTGGGGCTACCGGGACGCCGTCTGGTCCGGCGTCTTCGCCGGTGTCGATCCCGATCCCGCCCAGGCCGGGACCATCCGGCGCTGGTGCGTGGACTACTGGGAGGAGATGCACCCGTACTCCATGGGCGGCTCCTACGTGAACTTCCTCGGCGAGGACGAGGCCCCGGGCCGGGTCCGGGCCACGTACCGCGACCACTACGACCGTCTCGCCCTCGTCAAGCGGACGTACGACCCGGACAACGTCTTCCACGCCAACCAGAACATCAGGCCGGCGTCGACGGCCGGGGCCGCCTGA
- a CDS encoding FG-GAP-like repeat-containing protein: MGTVTPTSGVSGTTATVTVTGTALHEDDKVRISLSGRTLESTTTSVAADRKSLTAVLDLTGLAPGEWYLSVITHNGWQHLRGTFTVTPAPLKNTAAPTVTGTALVGSRLTAKPGSWTPTPDSYTYQWKADGQVISGATASTYLVPAALRGKKLTVAVTARKSGWQSTTAESSARVIAAAPRDHAGAGSVPDGVGDLLTLNSTGTLSFQHGSGTGVFSGRTSGSGWSTSIKAVPFGDVNGDRCNDVLVRMADGSLRAYRPGCGKAVTPSTPYVSLGTGWNQYNVLTSPGDITGDGRADLITRNSSTGAVYLHKGTSDGKLAARVKLYDNWKGYKKIVGVGDLNGDGHGDLLAQDASNELWRYNGTATGKFVARVKVYDNWGTAYNVVVGVGDITRDGKADLVSRDTSGNLWRSSGNGRGSFSARVKIATGWQGYKALF, encoded by the coding sequence GTGGGCACGGTCACCCCGACCAGCGGCGTCAGCGGCACCACGGCCACGGTGACCGTGACGGGCACCGCTCTGCACGAGGACGACAAGGTACGGATCAGCCTGTCCGGCAGGACGCTCGAGTCCACCACCACCTCGGTGGCCGCCGACCGGAAGTCCCTGACGGCCGTTCTGGACCTGACGGGACTCGCCCCGGGCGAGTGGTATCTCAGCGTCATCACCCACAACGGCTGGCAACACCTGCGTGGCACCTTCACCGTCACCCCGGCCCCACTGAAGAACACCGCCGCCCCGACCGTCACCGGCACCGCCCTGGTCGGCTCCCGGCTCACCGCCAAGCCCGGATCCTGGACGCCGACCCCGGACTCGTACACCTACCAGTGGAAAGCCGACGGCCAGGTGATCTCGGGGGCCACCGCCTCCACGTACCTGGTGCCCGCCGCGCTGCGCGGCAAGAAGCTGACCGTGGCCGTGACCGCCCGCAAGAGCGGCTGGCAGAGCACGACGGCCGAGTCCTCCGCACGCGTCATCGCGGCGGCGCCCAGAGACCACGCAGGCGCCGGTTCGGTGCCGGACGGCGTCGGGGATCTGCTGACGCTGAACTCCACCGGCACGCTCTCCTTCCAGCACGGTTCCGGTACGGGGGTCTTCTCGGGCAGGACCAGCGGCTCGGGCTGGTCGACGTCCATCAAGGCGGTGCCGTTCGGGGACGTGAACGGCGACCGGTGCAACGACGTGCTGGTGCGGATGGCCGACGGCTCCCTGCGGGCGTACCGGCCGGGCTGCGGGAAGGCGGTCACGCCGTCGACGCCGTACGTGTCTCTGGGCACCGGCTGGAACCAGTACAACGTGCTGACCTCGCCGGGGGACATCACCGGTGACGGACGGGCGGACCTGATCACCCGTAACTCCTCCACCGGCGCGGTGTACCTGCACAAGGGCACCAGCGACGGGAAGCTGGCGGCGCGCGTGAAGCTGTACGACAACTGGAAGGGCTACAAGAAGATCGTCGGGGTCGGCGATCTGAACGGCGACGGCCACGGGGATCTGCTCGCGCAGGACGCCTCGAACGAGCTGTGGCGCTACAACGGCACGGCGACGGGGAAGTTCGTGGCCCGGGTGAAGGTGTACGACAACTGGGGTACGGCGTACAACGTCGTCGTCGGCGTCGGGGACATCACCCGTGACGGGAAGGCGGACCTCGTCTCCCGGGACACCTCCGGCAACCTGTGGCGCAGCAGCGGCAACGGCAGGGGCTCGTTCTCCGCCCGGGTGAAGATCGCCACCGGATGGCAGGGCTACAAGGCGCTCTTCTGA